From the genome of Gopherus evgoodei ecotype Sinaloan lineage chromosome 5, rGopEvg1_v1.p, whole genome shotgun sequence, one region includes:
- the MBOAT4 gene encoding ghrelin O-acyltransferase, with protein sequence MDWASPLAPHPIAYYQLVAFPFAVSFHCLCTSGCLSLNARYVLLLVGGCLLACAAMGWYALLLFIPTFCSMAIFHSVSPPQVHTWAFVLQMSWQTLCHLGLHYREHYLQGAPCIRLTIALSSLMLQTQKVTSLALDIHEGKVTMAAEWGNGRQPLLRALPLCSYLLFFPALLGGPLCSFRRFQVQIQGSCTSRPTPPLRVAGQECLRALALHLLRTAVRSCVAPLALMTDCTGFGCVYVMWRSALLFRLAYYSQWVLDEALLSTAGFGLELGHAPGAEAACGDLSDADIWTLETTNRIALFTRTWNRSTSWWLRRLVFQRSPAHPLLATFAFSAWWHGLHPGQVFGFLCWAAMVEADYRIHPFLRSLAKSWHTKVLYHALTWVQTQLIIAYIMAAVEMRSFSALWLLGASFNSFFPLLYGVSLLWLVVRAKEKCV encoded by the exons ATGGATTGGGCAAGTCCACTTGCTCCGCACCCTATAGCTTACTACCAGCTGGTTGCGTTTCCATTTGCTGTTTCCTTTCACTGTCTCTGCACCTCTGGGTGTCTCTCGCTAAATGCCAG GTACGTCTTGCTCCTGGTGGGAGGCTGCCTTCTAGCGTGTGCTGCCATGGGATGGTATGCCCTGCTGCTCTTCAtccccaccttctgctccatGGCCATTTTCCACTCTGTCAGCCCACCACAAGTCCACACGTGGGCATTTGTGCTCCAGATGTCCTGGCAGACTCTTTGCCACCTTGGCCTGCACTACAGAGAACATTATCTGCAAGGAGCCCCATGCATCAG GTTGACAATCGCCCTCTCGTCTCTCATGCTGCAGACGCAGAAGGTCACATCGCTGGCTCTGGATATCCACGAAGGGAAGGTGACTatggcagctgagtgggggaaTGGGAGGCAGCCACTGCTGCGGGCGCTGCCTCTATGCAGCTACCTGCTCTTtttccctgccctgctgggaggcCCGCTATGCTCCTTCCGGAGATTTCAGGTCCAGATCCAGGGCTCATGCACTTCACGCCCCACACCTCCCTTGAGAGTTGCAGGCCAGGAATGCCTTCGTGCTCTGGCTCTGCACCTGCTGAGAACAGCTGTGAGGAGCTGTGTGGCCCCGCTGGCCCTCATGACGGATTGCACAGGCTTTGGCTGCGTGTACGTCATGTGGCGTTCCGCCCTGCTCTTCAGACTGGCTTATTACTCCCAGTGGGTGCTCGACGAGGCTCTCCTCAGCACAGCAGgctttgggctggagcttggccATGCCCCCGGTGCAGAGGCTGCCTGTGGCGACCTCTCTGATGCAGACATATGGACCTTGGAGACCACTAACAGAATAGCCCTCTTCACCAGGACCTGGAACAGGAGCACTTCCTGGTGGCTGAGGAGACTCGTCTTCCAGCGCAGCCCGGCCCATCCCCTGTTGGCCACCTTTGCTTTCTCGGCCTGGTGGCACGGGCTTCACCCAGGGCAAGTGTTTGGCTTCTTGTGCTGGGCAGCGATGGTGGAGGCCGATTACCGGATTCACCCTTTTCTCCGTTCACTTGCAAAGTCCTGGCACACCAAGGTGCTGTATCATGCCCTGACCTGGGTCCAGACCCAGCTGATTATTGCATACATCATGGCTGCGGTGGAGATGAGGAGCTTCTCTGCACTCTGGCTGCTGGGCGCCTCCTTCAACAGCTTCTTCCCTCTCCTGTATGGTGTTTCACTGCTGTGGCTGGTCGTGAGAGCCAAAGAAAAATGTGTCTGA